A single Capra hircus breed San Clemente chromosome 13, ASM170441v1, whole genome shotgun sequence DNA region contains:
- the LOC102191533 gene encoding isopentenyl-diphosphate Delta-isomerase 1: MWRALAPARAIGRAASGGGARAGGGARALGRGLRETRLAAQPSVDGSCPRFPGRRGGWAAMPEVSTDELDEQQVQLLAEMCILIDENDRRIGAETKKNCHLNENIERGLLHRAFSVFLFNTENKLLLQQRSDAKITFPGCFTNTCCSHPLSNPSELEENDAIGVRRAAQRRLKAELGIPMEEVPPEEINYLTRIHYKAQSDSIWGEHEIDYILLVKKNVTLNPDPNEIKSYCYVTKEELEELLEKAARGEIKITPWFQIIADTFLFKWWDNLNRLNLFVDHEKIHRM; this comes from the exons ATGTGGCGCGCCCTGGCGCCGGCGCGGGCAATTGGCCGCGCTGCCTCGGGGGGCGGGGCTCGGGCCGGAGGCGGGGCCCGTGCCTTGGGGCGGGGTCTGAGGGAGACTCGCCTGGCGGCGCAGCCTTCAGTGGACGGCTCGTGTCCGAG GTTCCCGGGGCGGCGCGGAGGCTGGGCGGCGATGCCGGAGGTGAGCACGGACGAGCTGGACGAGCAGCAGGTGCAGCTCCTGGCGGAGATGTGCATCCTCATCGACGAGAACGACCGGAGGATCGGGGCGGAGACCAAGAAGAACTGCCACCTGAACGAGAACATCGAGAGAG GGCTGTTGCACCGAGCTTTCAGTGTGTTCCTGTTCAACACCGAGAACAAGCTGCTGCTGCAGCAGAGGTCAGACGCTAAGATTACCTTCCCAG GGTGTTTTACTAATACTTGCTGTAGTCACCCGTTAAGCAACCCGAGTGAGCTGGAAGAAAATGATGCTATTGGAGTAAGAAGAGCAGCGCAGAGGCGGTTAAAGGCCGAACTCGGAATTCCCATGGAAGAG gTTCCTCCAGAGGAAATTAATTATTTAACACGAATTCACTACAAGGCTCAATCTGATAGTATCTGGGGAGAACATGAAATTGACTACATTTTGTTGGTGAAGAAGAACGTGACCTTGAATCCAGACCCCAATGAGATTAAAAgctattgctatgtaacaaagGAAGAATTAGAAGAACTTCTAGAGAAGGCAGCCCGTGGTGAAATTAAGATAACCCCATGGTTTCAAATTATTGCAGATACTTTTCTCTTTAAGTGGTGGGATAACTTAAATCGTTTGAATCTGTTTGttgaccatgagaaaatacacCGAATGTAA